One Lagopus muta isolate bLagMut1 chromosome 10, bLagMut1 primary, whole genome shotgun sequence DNA segment encodes these proteins:
- the NEDD4 gene encoding E3 ubiquitin-protein ligase NEDD4 isoform X4, which yields MERPYTFRDFVLHPRSHKSRVKGHLRLKMTYLPKSNGSEEETTEQAEELEPGWILLDQPDASSQPQQQQQESPPLPSGWEERQDILGRTYYVNHEFRRTQWKRPTAQDNVAVADIGNMQLEAQHAFTHRRQISEDTENLDSRDSPESWEIITEDEATLYSNESPQIPLPQNSCDIQTHLAEELNTRLNTSGSSATGQSAAHTNHSSRRGSLQTYRVEEQPAHPVLLPTSSGLPPGWEERQDEKGRSYYIDHNSRTTTWIKPVVQIAMEAGQLPTAQNTSIARQPQATSGDSSQQCSNQQPEVEQGFLPKGWEVRHAPNGRPFFIDHNTKTTTWEDPRLKIPAHLRRKTSLDPVDLGPLPPGWEERTHTDGRIFFINHNTKKTQWEDPRLQNVAITGPAVPYSRDYKRKYEFFRKKLKKQSDIPNRFEMKIHRTTILEDSYRRIIAVKRADFLKARLWIEFDGEKGLDYGGVAREWFFLLSKEMFNPYYGLFEYSATDNYTLQINPNSGLCNEDHLSYFKFIGRVAGMAVYHGKLLDAFFIRPFYKMMLQKPITLHDMESVDSEYYNSLRWILENDPAELDLRFIVDEELFGQTHQHELKSGGSEIVVTNKNKRDYIHLVIQWRFVSRVQKQMAAFKEGFFELIPQDLIKIFDENELELLMCGLGDVDVADWKLHTKYKNGYSVNHQVIQWFWKAVLMMDSEKRIRLLQFVTGTSRVPMNGFAELYGSNGPQLFTVEQWGTPEKLPRAHTCFNRLDLPPYDSFEDLWDKLLLAIENTQGFDGVD from the exons ATGGAGAGACCGTATACCTTTAGGGATTTTGTTCTTCATCCAAGAAG CCATAAATCAAGAGTTAAAGGTCACCTTAGATTAAAGATGACTTACTTACCTAAAAGCAATGGATCTGAAGAAGAAACCACAGAACAGGCCGAGGAATTGGAG CCTGGGTGGATTTTACTGGACCAACCGGATGCTTCTAGCCagccacaacagcagcagcaggaatctCCTCCACTGCCTTCAGGTTGGGAAGAAAGACAAGACATCCTTGGCAGGACCTATTATGTCAATCATGAATTCAGAAGAACACAGTGGAAAAGACCAACTGCTCA ggACAATGTAGCTGTAGCAGATATTGGTAACATGCAGTTGGAGGCCCAGCATGCGTTCACTCATCGGCGGCAGATATCAGAAGATACGGAAAATCTAGACAGCAGAGATTCTCCTGAG agctgGGAAATTATAACTGAAGATGAGGCAACATTGTATAGCAATGAGAGCCCTCAAATACCTCTGCCACAGAATAGTTGTGATATACAGACTCATCTTGCAGAAGAGCTGAATACCAGACTTAACACCTCTGGAAGTTCAGCTACTGGCCAGTCAGCAGCCCACACT AACCATTCCAGCAGAAGAGGTAGTCTGCAAACATACAGAGTTGAAGAGCAGCCTGCACATCCAGTG TTACTGCCTACTTCATCTGGATTACCGCCAGGCTGGGAAGAAAGACAAGATGAAAAAGGGAGGTCATATTACATAGATCACAATTCCAGAACTACTACTTGGATAAAACCAGTTGTACAG ATTGCTATGGAAGCAGGTCAGTTGCCAACTGCACAAAATACTTCTATAGCAAGACAGCCACAAGCAACATCAGGTGATTCATCACAACAGTGTTCTAATCAGCAGCCTGAAGTGGAGCAAGGATTTCTCCCTAAAGGCTGGGAAGTTCGGCATGCACCCAATGGGAGACCGTTCTTTATTGACCACAACACCAAAACTACAACATGG GAAGATCCGAGACTGAAAATTCCTGCTCATCTGAGGAGAAAGACTTCCCTAGATCCAGTAGATCTAGGGCCATTACCA CCAGGGTGGGAAGAGAGAACACACACAGACGGAAGAATATTCTTCATAAACCACA ATACCAAGAAAACACAATGGGAGGATCCTCGACTGCAGAACGTGGCGATAACTGGACCA gcTGTGCCTTACTCCAGGGACTACAAGAGGAAGTATgagttcttcagaaagaaactgaagaaacag AGTGATATTCCAAAcagatttgaaatgaaaattcatcGCACAACAATCCTTGAAGATTCTTACAGAAGAATTATAGCTGTGAAGAGAGCAGACTTCCTTAAAGCAAGACTTTGGATTGAGTTTGATGGTGAAAAAGGTTTAGACTATGGAGGAGTGGCCAGGGAATGgttcttccttctctctaaGGAGATGTTTAATCCTTACTATGGACTGTTCGAATATTCAGCTAC AGATAATTATACTCTGCAGATCAACCCAAACTCTGGACTGTGCAATGAAGATCATCTCTCTTATTTCAAGTTTATAGGTCGAGTAGCTGGAATGGCTGTTTACCATGGCAAACTTTTGGATG caTTTTTCATCCGTCCTTTCTACAAGATGATGCTCCAAAAGCCAATAACACTTCATGATATGGAGTCTGTG GATAGTGAATATTACAATTCTCTGAGATGGATTCTTGAAAATGATCCAGCGGAACTGGACCTCAGATTTATAGTTGATGAAGAACTTTTTGGACAG ACTCATCAACATGAACTAAAAAGTGGTGGATCGGAAATTGTTGTCACCAACAAGAACAAGAGAGACTACATTCA TCTTGTAATTCAGTGGAGATTTGTGAGCAGAGTACAGAAACAAATGGCAGCGTTTAAAGAG gGGTTTTTTGAACTAATACCTCAGGATCTGATTaaaatttttgatgaaaatgagCTGGAG TTACTGATGTGTGGACTGGGAGATGTGGATGTAGCTGATTGGAAACTgcatacaaaatacaaaaatggcTACAGTGTAAATCATCAAGTAATACAGTGGTTTTGGAAG GCAGTCTTAATGATGGACTCTGAAAAGAGAATAAGATTACTACAATTTGTTACTGGCACGTCACGTGTACCTATGAATGGATTTGCTGAGCTTTATG GTTCAAATGGACCACAGTTGTTTACAGTTGAACAGTGGGGTACCCCTGAAAAATTGCCAAGAGCTCATACCTG ctttaatCGCTTGGATTTGCCCCCGTATGATTCATTTGAAGATTTATGGGATAAACTTCTTCTAGCGATTGAAAATACTCAGGGCTTTGATGGGGTGGATTAA